In the genome of Raphanus sativus cultivar WK10039 chromosome 9, ASM80110v3, whole genome shotgun sequence, the window catttaaaagtaaattaagTTATACTATagaaagaatatttttaaagaaattttatattttcatatcttGTTACTTTGACATATATCATTTTAGTAAATTTAATACATATAGCATCTATCATATtgtttttagtaaattttatcgatataaatattttttagatgttatgatattaagttttcTGATTTATAACCAAGAGCTCTTCGCCCTGTGGTAATGGAACTCCAGCTGGAGTGCCCGCCCTCGGTTCGAGTCGTCTTGGCCATCTTCCCGCCTATAACCGTGCGTGCCCGGATAGAAGGTCTCGTGGAGATTAGTTTGGGCTTACCGCCTAGAAACCCCtacggttatcaaaaaaaaaatctgatttatttgttgTTAATTAAGATTTCAAAATGTTTGAGTATTTTTGACTAtgtataatttttgaaaaagtggtatccaaataataatatttcaagcAATTTCTTATTATACTACTTTTGATTTTTACaacatagtttattttttagttttttttaactcaaaattATACTTTACCAtctatgatttatattttcttaaatttataatattattattttgagtttcaaatattaattctaaaaattgtacttttggaaaaaaagaaatttggaAAGTTACACAACTATTGAAGATTATAGACGTCGATTTATTTTGTTGTTAcattaatacattattttataaaaacattttaaactttggtataatttttttattttttcaacatattttgatattattataaatagacactaaatttatagttataattGATTTATCATTATAGCCATTTTAGTAATTCATAATTAGGGGTGGaggttcggatatccattcgggtttcggttcggATTTATTCGGATTTCGGATTTTCGTGGTCAATGATTTCAGCtccatttggatatttttaaattttggttcgggttcggttcggatctttgcgggttaggttcgggttcggataacccatttaaattattttttcaaatttttaaattcattatatactttaaatttctaaaaatctataaaaaaaattattttacatataaatatgaataacatatgttaaaatacgtaaaattaacatataaattgatttagttTGACTATTTGGGTtgattattttaagtatttttggttcTTTGattatactttaactattttagatatttacttttgactatttgtatatatattttcaagtgtttggataaattaaaagtattacatatattttggatgttttttgtatacattatatctaaaattatttgatatatataagtataaatatctatatcagatacattcgggtaccgaaatatttcggtttggatcAAGTTCGATTTCAgttttttagataccaaaattaaACCCATTCGGATAtctaatcaatttcggttcggatttggtGCTACTTTATCAgatcgggtttggtttggttattgGGATTtaggattttttgcccagccctattCATAATAGAGGTGCATAGCATACACCATGAGTAGTAATCAAGAAATGCTATCATAATCATTTACGCAAACTATCAGTACAAGTGTCTTGCAGTGGCCTAGTGGTTAATTTGTGTGTTACCAAAAGTCCATGTCACGGGTTCGAAAACCCATAATTCATTTTTTCGATTTTGCACATTTTCATTAATGAAGGGCAAACTCGTAATTCgaccttcatcttcttcctgtCGACCTCTCTTCGACTCAAACCCTAATATACAgccgttttttttgttttgaacatAAATCATCTTTTTCTTCGATTCTTAACTGTTGTCAATGAAATATGATAGATCTATCTTTGAACTATCGATTTAGAGCCTGAGAATACCATTATATACTCCCGTTTTTTCTCAAATCTGAGTTTTGGCCGAATAAGGCAAACTCGCGGCGGAGCACCACCGAGTCACGTTTAACCGGCGAGAAATCGGCCAACTCGGCCGCGTTTTCGAACACATTTGTAACAAAGcctaatttttttcaatttctctTTCCTGCAAAATCCAACAAGAACTCAACTCAGAAAAAAATCGCGGAGAGATGGGGAAACGGGGAGGAGCTAACAAGCTTACAAAAGCTCAAGGAGGACCGAATCTCAAGTCCGTGCTCAGACACGACCACTTGAAGAATCTCGCTCTCTGGTCTACCGGCGGAGATACTCCCATCCCGTCCTTAGCTACTTTCTTCGGTCGGCGTCTCGCAGCCGATGGACAAGCTTCCGACATTCCTCACGATCCTGACCTCTTCTCTTGTCAAAGGTATTAACTATGAACATTAATCCAAAACAATTTGTCTTTCAAAGACATTTAATAGTAGCTTTTGTCTTACTTCTTGTTTGTCTGATTTTCTATTAGGTAccattgcttttttttttgttctcattagggaatatatgtttgtttctcTCGTGTAGGTGTGAGACTGTTCTTCAGCCTGGCTTCAATTGTAATGTTAGAATCGAGAAGGTTTCTGCTAACAAGAAGAAACACATGAGGACAAGGTACAAGAAGAAGCCTAACATGTTTCTGCCTCAGAACAATGTAGTTTACTACTGCAACTTGTGTTCTCACCGTAATCTCAAGAGAGGTACTACAAATGGTCAGATGAAAGACATGTACCCGCCCAAGCCGAAACCAACTCGTCCACGTCCCAAGATTGATAAAGAGGTGACGGTGGTTGTAGCGCCTCAAGAAATCGAAAGTAACATACTACTTCCTTCTTCACCTGAAAGAAGATGTGAGAATGATAGTGTTGTGGAGAATACACCAAAGCCAATGCTTACActggagagagagaagagaataaGGAAATCCAAAAGTAAGAAACCAGTTGAGCCGGAAAGTGTTCCTGAGAAAAAAGCAACagttggtggtggtggaggatcGAATAAGAGGAAGAGAAAAGCATGGACAAGTATGAAGGAGTTGTCTGAGACTACAACAACAAACAAGAGTTCCAGTtctgtaaactttaaaataccTTTTCTCTTGTGATTTTCTTCTATGTGATATCTGACCCAACACTAAGTGAAGTTTTTCGAATTAGTCCTATCTTGTCTTTGTTTTCATCTTCTACATCTATATttgttactattatttttagtgTAAATGACACTGACACAGACTAATCAAATACATATCCTAGTATAACGGGCTCGAGTAATAGATTTTAGAAACAATTACACCCCAAGTCACTTTTCATCTTTACAATATCAGAATAAGTCACATTTGTCTACTGAGACACTTTGTACACGTTACCAATGCAAAAGAGGATATAAAATTCCAATTATGTCCTTTTTCTCTCATCAATTAAACTACACTTTTTTTTACGTTCCTTCTCTCACctcatcctcttcttctcttcagcCGCCAATCACTAATCTCACATCTTCTCCTCTGCTTTATGTTCCTCTTGCTTCTGGCCTTCTCCTCCCACACCTATTACGTTATTTCCCTTACCTCATCCTCTTCTTATATGTTTGTGTTTCGTTGACTAGATTCATCAtatgatttcttaaaatctggGTTGGTGAGTTTTCAATTTCATCTCGTTTTGACTCTTTGGTCTGAGATTCATTCATCTGTTTTGGTTGTAAAATTgtttctttaattgtttagATATCCTTTCAAACTCTCCAGCAGATGAAAAAATTGTTGTTTCTAGATTGGATTCAAAGTGGCTATTTTGCTCTGTATCAGCAGGAAAAGATCGGAAGCTTCAGATTTTGAAGCTGATTTGCtgtcaaaattaatataacTAAGCAGCCATGATCTCAGTTGCAGGTACAATAGAAATatctgatgatttttttttctctttgaatgATTAATCATGGTTTAAGATTGATGGGTTAGTTTTTTAGAGTATCATAGGCTATAGGAATTGGTCAATATCAGATTCTTTTCTTGAAAATGTGATCACATCTAATGGACAAAGGCGATTTGAGTTGATAATTGATTGGGAAAAGACAGTTCTTAAACAAGTTGAGATTCTGTCCAAATAAGCTTGTGTTACTTTACTGGAGTACCAACTGTTGTTGACCTTGCTTCTATGTGTGATGCTATAACAAGCTTGGCAGCTATTCCAAAAAATTAAACCCCTTTGTACATTTTCTTTACAGGTTTCAACTTTGgcttctgaatttttatttgtgaAGGAATGTATAAGTTATGTGGTGAAGAAGCATGCTATGAAGAGATAAGAGATTCCACTAAAATATTTCCTGGATTTGGCAAAGCTCATAGATTCACCTATAAAATCTTTCATGTACATGTGGatactatatataatttgtatatgtGGATATCATAATTTAGTGTACATGTGAAATTTGTTTACATCATTGTACACGTGGATAATAATAAACATGTACATCTAGAAACTGCTTATACATGTACTTTACAATTTTTAATCATGACAATGGATGAATGATGAATCTGAAGAGAACAATTGACTTCTATCTATTGTCAAGAGGTTGATTTTTTTCTGGAGAGGGAGGGAAATTGGTTTTACTGATAGaaagtttttattgattttctctgaaaatattaatttgtacACTTACGTTAAACGTGTACATGtggatattatatatatacgatGTACATGTGGATACAGTTTATAtgttgtacatgtgtacaaacACTTAAGGAGTGGCAATTTTGTAATTAAATCGTCATCTTCAAATCAGGGCTTCCTGTATTTTCTGCAACTACATCTTGGAGCCCCCATTGATTTTTTCATGAAATctttattttgatgattttatctCCAAAACTTACAAACGTTGTATAGATTAACCAACAATAgtcaaaagagaagaaaaaaaacaaaatttccataattatttatttttaacagattAATCTTCAGTCTCTTCGCGACCGCTGCTTCACCGTTCGATCCGGGACACAATCCACCTTCCTCCAGAACAGCCTCATTACGACCAAGGTACTCAATAAATTTCTAGGTAATAGCTTCTCTAACCTTCAGATTTTTTTCGCAGATGGGAGATTGAAGCGATAGATCGAGATGTGGTGGAGAGATGAAAAAAGAGATTTCatgaaaaaaaagatagagatgCGGTAGAAAAAAAGGTGTCTCCAGGTATTATGATTGAGGACAGAATTGTATTTTAACACTAATAAAGTGTCTCAGTATATCAAAGTGACTTTTTATGATACTAAAAGTCATAAAGTGACTCAAACCGTAAATCTCTCTAGATTTTATGGCTGTGAGTTGGCTGTGAGAAAAATGAAAACTGTCCAATGCACTCATACTTACTAATCAATCCCAATATGTTGTCAATATAAAACTCACTTTTGATTTGAAAAACGGAGTGTATGTTAGTGACACTAACACAGACTAGTCAATTACATCAGCAGAACAAGCTGTCAATATGAAGCTCAATTATGATCTGAGATATAGAGTTATAGGTCATCATTAACTACGTTGTACACTTTCACAGTTAATTTGGACCCTTATTTAAATCCCTAGTTTGATATATGTATGCTAAACCCATTAGTCAACTCTTTTTGGGAGAatccaagaaaagaaaaaaaacacaaaagtaTAGGTATAAACAAAGACCAAGATatgttgttaaaaagaaaaacaaagaccAAGATAAGAAATACAAAAACGAAAACAAAAGTTTAAGTTAAACAAACGGAAAAACAAGTTAGATACGGCCTGAAGAACTTGTTAGaaatcattttcttcttctatttttttcttttgtctcacAACCACAAAGGCAAGAACATGGCAACATCAAAGAAACTATCTGCTTTCTTTTGCTACTCCTTTCTCTTATGTCTTCTCTTCACCACTAACCAAACGATGTCCGAATCCGACCACATGGAGACTTTCTGCAACAAACCATCCGGAAACTTCATTCGCAACTCAACTTACCACACAAATCTCAACGCTCTTCTCTCCGCTCTAAGCAACCAGTCCTCCCTCGCTAACTATTACAACCTCACGACCGGTCTAGCTTCAGACACAGTCCATGGAATGTTCTTGTGCACAGGAGACGTCAACAGAACAACTTGCAACTCCTGCGTCAAGACCGCAACAACCGAGATCGCCAAAAACTGTACCAACAACCGTGAAGCAATCATTTACTACTTCGATTGCATGGTTCGTTACTCTGACAAGATCTTCCTCTCCACTTTAGAGACACAGCCTAATACCCTATGGTGGTCTACCGATCTAATACCCAAAACGTTTGGTAAATTTGGAGAGAGGCTGTCTGATAAAATGGGTGAAGTTATCGTCAAATCGTCTATGTTATCTTCATCACTTACTCCATATTATCTTATGGATACGACTAGATTCGATAACGTGTATGATCTTGAGTCTATTGTTCAGTGCACTCCTTATTTGGATCCGGGAAACTGTACCACATGCCTGAAACTTGCGTTGCAAGAGATGATTGACTGTTGTGGTGATAAGCGTTGGGCTATGATCTGGACTCCTAAATGTCTTGTGAGTTTTGATACCTACAACTCATCGTTGTCGCCCCTTCCATCCCCTACTCATAGCGGGTCCTTCTCGATCAGAGGtgagcatatatatatttgtaaatataatgaTGGGTTTATACTTTATATCTAGAGATCAGTAGACGATACGTAACTTTCACATGTCAAGAGTATAAGCTGTAGTAGCTTTCAGGttctaaaaattatattccAAATTTCTATTTATCtaatatagaaattaaatatactGAAGACGATAAATAAGTACAAAACAGCTGCAACAATTTATGATCTCTCGTACTGTTAGTATTGCGGTCAATGTTGTAATGTTAGGATTATTCTTTTCTACAGGATGTAATAAACTTGGGGGAATGGTTCTTGCTGTGGCTGCTTCGGTGTTAgcatttttgggtttatgataaGGTTTGCAATTTTTCATGTTAAAGCTTAATAAGATAAGATCAATTTTCCGTTATTTTTGCGTCATgcttaattatgtttttttctctttaaatctTAATCCGGTTATATTCAGTTGTTGTGAggattaaattttataaaataattttgtccTTTTCATTTGAAAACATCTAGGAACAACTGACCAAGTAATTGAACCAAGATTGTAATAGTTACTAAAATAGTTTACAATCAAGGTTGTTAGATTCTACTTGTATGTTACACCATACACATCATAACAAGTATTTTCCTTTTGATACATTTGATTACTTTTGAGTTTTTGATAAACAAAACATTTGTTAGTTCATGTAGTGTAGAAGAAATAAAGCTTCCGAGCATatacttgaattttttttctgaagaaaCTTGAATCTTTTAAGTTACCGCAATAATATTCTTCATCGCTTTCTGGTAAGAGGTTTTACCGAAGTTGAAAAGCTATTGATCGGTCTTTTAGAACCTGTGATTAAAAGAGAAACACATCATATGACTCCATGCCAAACACTATGGATCTGAATGGTTACAACTTACAACATATGGAGTAATATTTTAGTGATATTTTGTTTGTCATTTTTGGTATGCTACGTTTGGTTTCATACAACACAACCATTGTTGGTTGTTAGAGTCAATGGTGAGATTACCTGTTAAAGCCTTAGAGGAGGAGGTGGAAATTGACAGACGAGAAGATCTCGTTTGGTCTGCTTTTACTGTATGCTTTAGTATCTTTGAATGTTCAACATTAGCTCTGCAATCAAACAGATATACACAATGAACACCAGACAAAGATTAACTCTTAACTAAATCATAGGATTTAAAAGTAAAGTTAACTGTGATATATACTCACTTTTCATTTTGTTCTGATTGTTCAGACATTTCATGAGGACTTGAGGTTTCGAAGAAGAGTTTCGAGCCATCAGTTTCTATCCCCATTGAAAGATAAATATCAGAAATATCACTCagtttttcttcaaaatttaaaaattaatggcCTAATAGGTCAATATATTATTGTCTTTAGGCGTACCGGATAACTTGGGCGATAATCTGGATTCATTTTGATGTATACGTTCATCTGCTGAATCTGAAGTTGTTCTTCCGAGTGAACGAGATCCTTGTCTTTGCCTTGAAGAGTTTGGTGACGCTCCTCCTAAAGAATGTCTTCTTGGAGAAGTAGACTCAAACCTTAGATTGTTTAAACCACTTCTTTTGGTACAGTTTATATTCTGAAACTTTTGAAGTTCTTCGTCTTTCTTTGCAATCAAATCTTTCAAGTTAGATACCTGCATGCAATATCAAGAATtagtgattaaaaatataattagacGCAACTCTCACCTAAAATTTGTGTGTTATgatactttttaagtttttcatgaataaaattttGAGGGTTTTAATTGAACCGTAAAATATTAGAAGCACCTCTTGCATGAGTTGTCTAACATCTCGTCCCTCCTTATAGCTTCTAGCTGCACCTAACTCGACACCCGAAACTCTTTCCGCGAATTTCAAAGTACTTACTGTCTCAGCATATGAATCTTCATCAGGATTTATCTGAACAAACATAAGAGTTTTCGCTTGTCCTcctaacaaattaaaataaaagcgttataaaacaaaaaagaatgtCACATAGTCAAAGAAATTCATCATTATTCGGAGATAGTACCTAAGGAATTTTGGAGGACTTGAGTCAGCTTGCTGTTTCTATAAGGGACATGAGGATTCTTATGTGCCAGAGCGAATATAACATCTCCAAGAGCAGACAATGACTTGTTTATATGCTGAGCTTCTTTGAGTCTATCTCCGGTTACTTCAGAGCGATCGATCCTCTCACTTCCAGCAAGATCAACCAAATGCAAACTGCCACGCAACTCGGAGTCAGTCTTGACATCAACACCGCGTACATGAACAGAAAGAACACTGCGAAAAAAAAGAAGACCAAACAATTTTTTGGCTTAGCTATGcaatgcatatatatacacttaAAAGAGGGAAAAGTGTCTTTAAACCTGTGTGATCTACTACTCTTTTCGTTAAGAGCTGTTGCACCTACAGCTCTGTTCGTCAATCCAATATTCATCAATTCAAGAACATCATCAGTTGATCTTACACAATGCATGCTTGCATCAGGAACTGCGAGGCCATTTGGTAAAGAAGTATTCCAAATCCCAAGTGTGCGCAAATTAAGGAagattaacttttaaaaataaaataaaaatgatacagTGTTGAATACTAGATTAGATTAGAGAAGGATATCTTCTACTGGGACCATCATCAGAAAGTAGGTCACGAACTTGCTCATTATAAATCTCAACCATTTGAACACCAACTTCATACATCACTGTGTTTTGACTACTTTGAGTTAAGTGGAACAAGTCATTTAAAGCTCTATAGTTTACACCCCGATGTTCTTCTGAATTTATGCTTGGTCCGCTCTGGATACATAAAATGGAAAACACATGTTTGATATAAACTCATAAAGAATGACATCATCTTATCTTTTACTTAGCTGTGTTTCCTTACCATTGTATAAGTCTTTCCAGAACCTGTTTGACCATAAGCAAATATGCACACATTATAGCCATCAAGAAGGGAACGAATCAACGGTTGAGTATCTA includes:
- the LOC108824357 gene encoding uncharacterized protein LOC108824357, whose protein sequence is MGKRGGANKLTKAQGGPNLKSVLRHDHLKNLALWSTGGDTPIPSLATFFGRRLAADGQASDIPHDPDLFSCQRCETVLQPGFNCNVRIEKVSANKKKHMRTRYKKKPNMFLPQNNVVYYCNLCSHRNLKRGTTNGQMKDMYPPKPKPTRPRPKIDKEVTVVVAPQEIESNILLPSSPERRCENDSVVENTPKPMLTLEREKRIRKSKSKKPVEPESVPEKKATVGGGGGSNKRKRKAWTSMKELSETTTTNKSSSSVNFKIPFLL
- the LOC108826990 gene encoding cysteine-rich repeat secretory protein 57-like, with translation MATSKKLSAFFCYSFLLCLLFTTNQTMSESDHMETFCNKPSGNFIRNSTYHTNLNALLSALSNQSSLANYYNLTTGLASDTVHGMFLCTGDVNRTTCNSCVKTATTEIAKNCTNNREAIIYYFDCMVRYSDKIFLSTLETQPNTLWWSTDLIPKTFGKFGERLSDKMGEVIVKSSMLSSSLTPYYLMDTTRFDNVYDLESIVQCTPYLDPGNCTTCLKLALQEMIDCCGDKRWAMIWTPKCLVSFDTYNSSLSPLPSPTHSGSFSIRGCNKLGGMVLAVAASVLAFLGL